A single genomic interval of Stieleria maiorica harbors:
- a CDS encoding M56 family metallopeptidase yields MIGIGSILTPIASAFLLTYLVYSTVTTALAWGICHSRCMKSAVSRVRCWKLAILLPIGLSAVATVVPAPWLPVFRIQPMAAGVQNTTPIGESHQTLLPRQRMRPERASLPTVKQSQRHGSISRRGESAGIESSRGELHATSPSWLSLFAGTLIVAWPLGMLVGLGCLTSDLLKLNRLIRSGRSITTGPLYWETSKLRERMQLHRSVRLLESPRVNSPFAAGWWSPCILLPSGWMEQLSAACRQAVLAHELSHIVTRDAIWNLLSQIVCRTFWFQPLNVVSVRHLRRDMEFVADHQAARIIDNPADLARSLVQLAERLKSPSGKVSNVPAIAAGMSVHASGLKGRVSAVLSYQGPASEPIVGTKMVGLTCLVCFVLLIGVPRFGIPASNHFSGETSGMHIAIKKLGLLTALVAAATTSPADDTIGQAKMDRTSGVVGRTDSNNGLPDGLNQFSGMLIGEMVERDIERGNFTVKVQYVARVWENNKAPRPRSVVGKQVTVTGVTGKWLDELLLVRPGETVEFEAQHRGGNALTFPGEWLKKVPAFDPAEHPVPAEGFRGFSGMVTGQIVKKDPTSRELHLRIDAIEKAFEKNKARSAADAIGKEIVLAGFWARMSKPFDKLEKGDRIRAGVLHRVPQSDHFTVIELAEKIAKGEQHSDVTTESPTPSSGFPDGMKGFRGILRGKLINKDVEKGTLVFEADRATRTWKANRASDTDSCRGRQFLVTGISGKWIDVLITLKTGDLIEVEAFHNSGEHLDFIAEWLKKVD; encoded by the coding sequence ATGATCGGGATCGGCTCCATTCTGACTCCGATCGCGTCGGCGTTCCTGTTGACTTATCTGGTTTACTCCACCGTGACGACGGCGCTGGCGTGGGGGATTTGCCACTCGCGTTGCATGAAATCGGCTGTCTCGCGGGTGCGTTGTTGGAAGCTTGCAATTCTGCTGCCAATTGGGTTGTCGGCCGTTGCGACGGTGGTCCCCGCCCCTTGGTTGCCGGTGTTTCGGATTCAGCCAATGGCTGCCGGCGTGCAGAACACTACCCCGATCGGCGAAAGCCACCAGACTCTACTACCCAGGCAGCGCATGCGACCGGAGCGTGCGAGCCTGCCGACCGTCAAGCAATCGCAACGCCACGGATCGATTTCACGCCGTGGCGAATCCGCGGGCATCGAATCAAGTCGCGGTGAGCTCCACGCCACATCCCCGTCTTGGCTGAGCCTGTTTGCCGGAACGTTGATTGTGGCCTGGCCCCTCGGCATGCTGGTTGGTCTGGGCTGTCTAACCAGCGATCTGTTGAAGCTGAACCGATTGATTCGCTCCGGCCGTTCAATCACCACGGGCCCACTTTATTGGGAAACCTCAAAACTGCGCGAACGGATGCAGCTTCATCGTTCGGTTCGATTGCTGGAGTCGCCGCGGGTGAACAGCCCGTTTGCGGCGGGATGGTGGTCGCCCTGCATCTTGCTGCCGAGCGGTTGGATGGAACAACTTTCCGCAGCATGTCGGCAAGCGGTCTTGGCGCATGAACTCTCGCACATCGTCACTCGCGACGCGATCTGGAATCTGCTCTCACAAATCGTTTGTCGCACATTCTGGTTTCAGCCACTGAATGTTGTGTCCGTTCGCCATCTTCGGCGTGACATGGAATTCGTGGCCGACCATCAGGCCGCGCGCATCATTGATAATCCCGCCGATCTCGCCCGATCGCTCGTGCAACTCGCCGAACGACTAAAGAGCCCTTCGGGCAAGGTAAGCAACGTTCCCGCTATTGCCGCAGGCATGTCTGTCCATGCGAGCGGACTGAAAGGGCGTGTGTCGGCTGTGTTGAGTTACCAAGGTCCGGCATCCGAGCCAATCGTTGGTACAAAAATGGTCGGATTAACCTGTCTTGTTTGTTTCGTCTTGCTGATCGGTGTCCCACGTTTCGGGATTCCAGCTTCCAATCATTTCTCGGGAGAGACTTCTGGCATGCATATCGCAATAAAAAAACTGGGACTACTGACCGCGCTCGTGGCCGCCGCGACCACATCACCGGCGGACGACACGATTGGCCAAGCAAAGATGGATCGGACCAGCGGCGTGGTCGGACGGACGGATTCCAACAACGGACTTCCCGATGGCTTGAATCAGTTCAGCGGGATGCTGATCGGCGAAATGGTGGAACGTGACATCGAACGCGGCAACTTTACGGTCAAGGTTCAATATGTTGCCCGCGTTTGGGAGAACAACAAGGCTCCCAGACCGCGCTCCGTTGTCGGAAAGCAGGTCACGGTTACCGGAGTGACGGGCAAATGGTTGGACGAGCTGCTGTTGGTACGACCGGGCGAAACAGTCGAGTTCGAGGCTCAGCATCGCGGCGGCAATGCATTGACCTTTCCGGGCGAGTGGTTGAAAAAGGTACCGGCTTTTGATCCGGCCGAGCATCCCGTACCGGCCGAAGGATTCCGCGGGTTTTCGGGGATGGTCACGGGACAAATCGTCAAGAAAGACCCGACCAGCCGCGAGCTTCACCTGCGCATTGACGCCATCGAAAAAGCCTTTGAAAAAAACAAAGCGAGATCGGCGGCAGACGCCATCGGCAAAGAAATCGTGCTCGCCGGTTTTTGGGCTCGGATGAGCAAGCCGTTCGACAAACTGGAGAAAGGCGATCGAATCCGGGCAGGTGTCTTGCATCGTGTTCCACAAAGCGATCACTTCACCGTCATTGAATTAGCCGAGAAAATCGCCAAGGGAGAACAACATTCGGATGTCACCACGGAAAGCCCCACCCCTTCGAGCGGGTTTCCTGACGGCATGAAAGGATTCCGTGGAATCTTGCGTGGCAAGCTGATCAACAAGGACGTGGAGAAAGGCACGTTGGTCTTCGAAGCGGATCGGGCCACCCGTACCTGGAAGGCCAACCGCGCCAGCGACACGGACAGTTGCCGCGGCCGTCAATTTCTGGTCACCGGCATTTCAGGAAAGTGGATCGATGTCCTGATCACGTTGAAGACTGGCGATCTGATCGAGGTCGAAGCCTTTCATAACTCCGGCGAACACCTCGACTTCATTGCGGAGTGGTTGAAGAAAGTTGATTAG
- a CDS encoding DUF1549 and DUF1553 domain-containing protein gives MRRRIYPFAAIAITVALLGPGNLWAEQLDTSIEKRFGTSAASAPPDFQKHVIPLISRLGCIGRACHGSFQGRGGMSLSLFGYDFQADREALTGKSHSESGHRVDVTNPDQSLILLKATETIGHEGGQRFEPDSWQYGVLRAWIAAGAPREKREQHLDSLEVHPQQLKWNGLQQSAAIRVTAIWSDGTKEDVTGITRFRSNDDATVRIDAEGRAEAVGFGDTHLVAFYDNGVASIPVVVRNPKQPTAPWPIDPEPSPIDQRVNQKLRFLGIVPSQRCDDSEFIRRASIDLTGTLPSPQEVQAFLADPSPHKRSSKIDDLLRRPAMAAWWANKLCDFTGCNPGQQAELGQEFAQQWYMWIYQRLRDNVPYDEIVEGILLARGRDDDESYRDYAEKMSSYFRQDNAGDFADRSTMQHYWSRRSLGESSEKALAVAHSFMGIRLQCAQCHKHPWDQWTQEDFDQFSHFFDDVQYGVRQDAEPVYRELAGNVGLQLRKGQEGAPIRPEQLAYAREGKTIPWREVYLRAREQPKRLSLLGQQSVFLKPDGDPRRAIMDWLRQPENPWFAKAIVNRVWASCFHVGIIDPPDDLNAANPPSNPELLDYLATEFVKRDYDLRWLLAEITNSSAWQRSVRPNATNLNDRKHFSRAIPRRIPAEVAYDAMKQVLCASTQQESVREDLSRRAVGHLSMRMAGTYAMHVFGKPERAVTCDCERVNEPSLLQSVFMQNDPLVLILLGDSGWLAEIREHQQPTTAVQQRWIEEAWLRAFSRPPRSEELERALSHLSSAPSVGEGMEDLLWSLFNTKEFLLNH, from the coding sequence ATGCGAAGAAGAATCTACCCGTTCGCCGCGATCGCGATCACGGTTGCCTTGCTTGGCCCCGGGAACCTGTGGGCGGAGCAACTCGACACTTCCATCGAAAAACGATTCGGAACGTCAGCGGCAAGTGCGCCGCCCGACTTTCAAAAGCACGTCATCCCGTTGATCAGTCGACTCGGCTGCATCGGCCGCGCCTGCCATGGTTCCTTCCAGGGCCGCGGCGGGATGTCGCTTTCGCTCTTCGGATACGATTTCCAGGCAGACCGCGAGGCGCTGACGGGAAAGAGCCACTCGGAATCGGGACACCGTGTCGACGTGACGAATCCCGACCAGAGTCTAATTCTCTTGAAAGCCACCGAAACGATCGGGCATGAAGGCGGGCAACGGTTCGAGCCAGATTCGTGGCAGTATGGAGTGCTGCGAGCTTGGATCGCGGCAGGAGCGCCGAGGGAGAAACGCGAGCAACACCTTGACTCGCTGGAAGTGCATCCCCAACAGTTGAAATGGAACGGGCTTCAGCAGTCCGCCGCGATCCGAGTCACCGCCATCTGGTCGGATGGAACTAAAGAGGATGTGACCGGCATCACGAGGTTTCGTTCCAACGATGACGCCACGGTTCGGATTGACGCGGAGGGGCGTGCCGAAGCCGTCGGTTTCGGGGATACACATCTCGTCGCGTTCTACGACAACGGCGTGGCATCGATTCCCGTGGTGGTTCGGAACCCCAAGCAGCCAACGGCTCCTTGGCCGATCGATCCGGAACCGTCACCGATCGACCAACGGGTCAACCAGAAGCTGCGATTTCTGGGGATCGTCCCGTCGCAGCGGTGCGATGATTCGGAATTCATTCGTCGTGCATCGATCGATTTGACCGGCACACTTCCGAGTCCGCAGGAAGTACAAGCCTTCTTAGCCGATCCATCTCCGCATAAACGGTCATCAAAGATAGACGATCTACTACGTCGTCCGGCGATGGCCGCCTGGTGGGCGAACAAGCTGTGCGATTTCACCGGCTGCAACCCAGGCCAGCAAGCCGAGCTTGGACAGGAGTTTGCCCAGCAATGGTACATGTGGATTTACCAGCGGCTTCGCGACAACGTGCCGTACGATGAAATCGTCGAAGGAATCCTGCTCGCACGTGGCCGCGATGATGACGAATCGTATCGGGACTATGCCGAGAAAATGTCGTCTTACTTTCGTCAGGACAACGCGGGTGACTTTGCCGACCGCTCGACCATGCAGCACTATTGGAGTCGGCGCTCGCTTGGTGAATCGTCGGAAAAAGCGCTCGCCGTCGCACACAGTTTCATGGGGATTCGCTTGCAATGTGCCCAGTGCCACAAACACCCTTGGGATCAATGGACACAGGAAGACTTTGATCAATTCAGCCACTTCTTTGACGATGTCCAATACGGCGTTCGTCAAGACGCCGAACCCGTCTATCGAGAGCTTGCGGGAAACGTCGGACTTCAACTTCGCAAGGGGCAGGAAGGTGCACCGATCCGCCCGGAACAGTTGGCTTATGCCCGGGAAGGCAAGACGATTCCTTGGCGAGAGGTTTATCTTCGAGCGCGCGAACAGCCCAAGCGTCTGTCTCTGCTCGGTCAGCAAAGCGTGTTTCTGAAGCCCGACGGCGATCCACGAAGGGCGATCATGGACTGGCTGCGGCAACCGGAGAACCCTTGGTTCGCCAAGGCGATCGTCAACCGCGTTTGGGCGAGTTGTTTCCACGTGGGAATCATCGATCCGCCGGATGATTTGAACGCCGCCAATCCGCCCAGCAATCCGGAGTTGCTGGACTATCTGGCGACCGAATTCGTCAAGCGGGACTACGACCTGCGGTGGCTGCTCGCTGAAATCACCAACTCTTCGGCATGGCAGCGAAGCGTTCGGCCCAATGCGACCAATTTGAACGATCGCAAACACTTCAGTCGTGCGATCCCGCGAAGAATCCCCGCGGAAGTCGCCTACGATGCCATGAAGCAAGTCCTCTGTGCGAGTACGCAACAAGAATCGGTGCGAGAGGATCTGTCACGTCGTGCCGTCGGTCATCTGTCAATGCGAATGGCCGGGACGTATGCGATGCATGTCTTTGGGAAACCAGAACGGGCGGTGACGTGTGACTGTGAACGCGTGAACGAACCCTCGCTGCTGCAGTCGGTCTTCATGCAAAACGACCCGTTGGTTCTGATTTTGCTTGGCGACAGCGGCTGGTTGGCCGAGATACGTGAACACCAACAGCCAACCACCGCGGTGCAACAGCGGTGGATCGAGGAAGCCTGGTTGAGAGCATTCAGCCG
- a CDS encoding DnaB-like helicase C-terminal domain-containing protein, with protein sequence MESNIILDDVPPHMMSAQIDQAARDRVRGGSGEKSTVTVTSVLDQLLERLQSGKGDTLYKLDEALNGFEIGPGLLTVLGAPPGVGKTALAGQMAFEAIHQNPGLKVYIANAETDPVKLLSRELARRSGLPMRAVRFADLTQKQLALAERTIREIQAEAESRMELLPLHHCDGKGLVSLAADCDPGFLVVDYIQKFARSGVDARLAMNELMANLRLMAASGWGVLCLSATSRTYSKGGSSHDTEKLSLASFKESGEIEFNVDAAYLLRNNGDVDPGRLIRKVTLDCQKNRHGETKAVELHFDRAHMSFDAPEPEIGTYDGAPAEFGSSLPWMATR encoded by the coding sequence ATGGAGTCTAACATCATCCTAGACGATGTCCCTCCGCACATGATGTCGGCTCAGATCGATCAGGCGGCAAGGGACCGGGTGCGTGGCGGTTCCGGTGAGAAGTCGACCGTCACAGTGACCAGTGTCTTGGACCAATTGCTTGAGCGATTGCAGTCGGGAAAAGGCGACACGCTATACAAGCTGGACGAGGCACTCAATGGGTTTGAAATTGGGCCGGGACTGCTCACCGTCTTGGGGGCGCCTCCAGGCGTGGGAAAGACTGCTCTAGCAGGACAAATGGCGTTTGAAGCGATCCATCAAAATCCCGGATTGAAGGTTTACATTGCGAACGCTGAAACTGATCCGGTGAAACTGCTGTCGCGGGAATTGGCAAGGCGATCCGGGCTGCCAATGCGAGCTGTCCGGTTTGCGGATTTGACTCAGAAGCAGTTGGCGTTGGCCGAACGGACAATTCGGGAGATTCAGGCGGAGGCCGAGTCCCGAATGGAGTTGCTTCCGCTGCATCACTGCGATGGCAAGGGGCTCGTTTCGCTGGCAGCAGACTGTGATCCCGGCTTTCTCGTGGTGGATTACATCCAGAAATTTGCGAGATCAGGAGTCGATGCCAGATTGGCGATGAACGAACTGATGGCAAATCTGCGATTGATGGCCGCCAGCGGTTGGGGAGTGTTGTGCCTATCCGCAACGTCGCGCACTTACAGCAAGGGTGGCTCTAGCCATGACACGGAAAAACTATCACTGGCAAGTTTTAAAGAATCAGGCGAGATCGAGTTCAATGTTGATGCAGCCTACTTGCTGCGAAACAACGGGGACGTCGATCCCGGTAGGCTGATTCGCAAAGTCACGCTTGATTGCCAAAAGAACCGGCATGGAGAGACGAAAGCGGTCGAACTGCACTTTGATAGGGCGCATATGTCATTCGATGCGCCAGAGCCTGAAATCGGTACGTATGACGGTGCCCCGGCCGAGTTCGGAAGTAGTTTGCCATGGATGGCAACGAGATGA
- a CDS encoding BlaI/MecI/CopY family transcriptional regulator, with the protein MPLRLTGQQLAIMRLLWDRGEMTVADVQESLRGSDRPAYSTVATVLGRLEKRGLVRHRAEGRTYHFSPAVSETGVVREVVDRVFGGSATALVSHLLENEELVQGELEEIKQLIREHERSSQSDRSSEAES; encoded by the coding sequence ATGCCGTTGAGATTGACCGGCCAGCAATTGGCGATCATGCGTTTGCTTTGGGACCGTGGCGAGATGACGGTCGCCGACGTTCAGGAATCGCTTCGCGGAAGCGACAGACCTGCCTATTCGACCGTTGCGACGGTGCTTGGCCGTTTGGAGAAGCGTGGCTTGGTGCGTCATCGGGCGGAGGGGCGGACTTATCACTTTTCGCCTGCCGTTTCCGAGACAGGTGTCGTTCGCGAGGTCGTCGATCGTGTTTTTGGTGGCAGTGCGACGGCGCTTGTCAGTCACTTGCTCGAGAACGAGGAACTCGTCCAAGGGGAACTGGAAGAGATCAAACAACTGATCCGAGAACATGAACGATCAAGTCAATCCGACCGCTCTTCGGAGGCGGAATCATGA